The Deinococcus hopiensis KR-140 genome includes a window with the following:
- a CDS encoding transposase encodes MSDGFWLRLAPVLVISTPRKKSGRSMRDVHSIFSGPIWLARTGSQWSQLPRRYGPKSTVHERFCAWGEHERLRAAWALVLEEDDQALGTDWEWGKPTTGAWSKPRGKKGGAGVPEATGSNPTDRGKARSKRTLLTDAKGIPLSAVPSGANRHDGKMPAYRGPRRFLLYVGRNRDICCSAVGRARLSPG; translated from the coding sequence ATGTCGGACGGGTTCTGGCTGCGTTTGGCCCCTGTGCTGGTCATCAGCACACCCAGGAAAAAGAGCGGGCGTTCCATGCGGGATGTCCACTCGATCTTTAGCGGCCCCATCTGGCTGGCGCGAACCGGAAGCCAGTGGAGTCAACTCCCCCGGCGATACGGCCCGAAATCCACGGTCCACGAGCGGTTCTGCGCCTGGGGAGAACACGAACGCCTTCGCGCAGCCTGGGCCCTCGTGCTCGAAGAGGACGACCAGGCGTTGGGGACCGATTGGGAATGGGGCAAGCCGACGACGGGAGCATGGTCAAAGCCCCGTGGGAAAAAGGGGGGCGCTGGCGTCCCGGAAGCCACGGGCAGCAACCCCACCGACCGGGGGAAAGCCAGGTCCAAACGAACGCTGCTCACCGACGCCAAAGGTATTCCGCTCTCGGCCGTACCCTCTGGGGCCAACCGGCATGACGGCAAGATGCCTGCTTACCGGGGCCCTCGTCGGTTCCTGCTCTACGTGGGCAGGAACCGCGACATCTGCTGCTCGGCCGTGGGAAGGGCGCGCCTTAGCCCTGGATGA
- a CDS encoding ATP-binding protein gives MTASDAWRLSVMGAGHLWDPEGRAVRCDGKGLLLLTYLALEGATPRSRLADLFWPDRAEHVARNNLVQLLRRMRAAYGAELVIGHEKLTLAGALSTDVQVLLDGSADSIAKAELLQGLTVEDSEDLADWLNVQRERLDHRRAQLLTRRAEALEAQGDYGTALALAQRTLTLDPLSEDAHRRVMRLHYLSADAAQALRVYARLQAALRETLSTTPMPETQALARLIERGERLPTVPAPAPRLQLPPPPVLVGRGREWATLEGAWQAGKFIIIAGEPGVGKSRLAEDFARSKGRVLSLGGRPGDHLAPYTVAARNLRRVLNGAQAPLPDWARRSLSWLLPEVALPGEPPLDSADARLHEAIQYAFSTGLSEVDVCLFDDLQYVDEATIEAAFILIDAMFPLGRPGGLPHFVAVHRRDELPAFTRAVHERLVKAGQAVWVDVTPLPEGAVHAMITSMLPAQDAPRAADLARSTGGNPLFAVESVKAFFEAQGAQEPAPKLPEKVGEVISWRLARLPKMTLQVARAAAVLQREFSPELVAQVLSAPLLDVAAAWEDLEAAQILRDDRFVHDLVYEAVLAQLPAAVRRLLHRGSARALTEAGAAPARIAQQWLDGGQAREALPWLLRAADSARAGLRLREAAELIDRAARLRQAGGDAAGAFALWVQRAQTLAPSDDREARQHAVNTLLEQAATPHERARAWQLQAELFAACHEGVRAEVAVRRGLEALADDEAPALRASLLSDLGAALWTQGRVTQAVTVLEDARARLEPLGVTPELAGVLSSLAVVLDHQDRHAEADAQHQRACALLEAQGDTGNLLVALRNHSVCLCDLGRVREGLTLLQRALALEEGSAAGLWNTAIGHALVAQAHADLSEYDLALQHYARAQTAPEDLSGWLRAYYRAGEAEVWLALGEAARAEQDLQAVADAPGLPDAYRVRVLVALGRAAHALGRDTSVPFARAEALLDGADRPLSRVRLLLARAATSAPDAALPLTDAARALARAHELPGYELSADLRAALAFGGLGRADDAMRCSKRAEARLAAVEPADMTRGEALFALHVARHAAGHPDADAYLQAAADWVRHTAERHVPVPARPPFLTRHPVNTAILAARTPPEAHDAFATVRHA, from the coding sequence ATGACAGCGTCAGATGCATGGCGGCTTTCCGTAATGGGGGCCGGGCACCTCTGGGACCCGGAGGGCCGCGCCGTGCGGTGCGACGGGAAGGGGCTGCTGCTCCTGACGTACCTGGCCCTGGAAGGCGCCACGCCTCGCTCGCGGTTGGCAGACCTGTTCTGGCCGGACCGCGCGGAGCACGTGGCGCGCAACAACCTGGTGCAGCTGCTGCGGCGCATGCGCGCCGCGTACGGCGCCGAGCTGGTGATCGGGCACGAGAAGCTGACGCTCGCCGGGGCCCTCAGTACCGACGTGCAGGTGCTGCTGGACGGCAGCGCCGATTCGATTGCCAAGGCCGAATTGCTGCAGGGCCTGACCGTCGAGGACAGCGAGGACCTCGCAGACTGGCTGAATGTGCAGCGCGAACGCCTGGACCACCGGCGCGCGCAGCTGCTCACCCGGCGCGCCGAGGCGCTGGAGGCGCAGGGTGACTACGGCACGGCGCTCGCGCTCGCGCAGCGCACGCTCACCCTGGATCCATTGTCCGAGGACGCGCACCGCCGCGTGATGCGTCTGCACTACCTCAGCGCGGACGCCGCGCAGGCACTGCGGGTGTACGCCCGGCTGCAGGCGGCGCTGCGCGAAACGCTCAGTACCACGCCGATGCCGGAAACCCAGGCGCTTGCGAGGCTCATTGAGCGCGGCGAGCGCCTGCCCACGGTACCAGCGCCCGCGCCACGCCTGCAGCTGCCACCGCCGCCGGTGCTGGTCGGCCGCGGTCGCGAGTGGGCGACGCTGGAAGGTGCGTGGCAGGCGGGGAAGTTCATCATCATCGCCGGTGAGCCGGGCGTCGGCAAATCCAGACTCGCCGAGGACTTCGCGCGCAGCAAGGGCCGGGTGCTGTCGCTGGGCGGCCGGCCCGGCGATCACCTTGCGCCGTATACCGTCGCGGCGCGCAACTTGCGCCGAGTGCTGAACGGTGCGCAGGCGCCGCTGCCGGACTGGGCGCGCCGCTCGCTCAGCTGGCTGCTGCCGGAAGTCGCGCTGCCGGGCGAGCCGCCGCTAGACAGCGCGGACGCACGTCTTCACGAAGCGATTCAGTACGCGTTCAGCACCGGACTCTCCGAGGTGGACGTCTGCCTTTTCGACGACCTGCAGTACGTGGACGAGGCGACCATCGAAGCGGCATTCATCCTGATCGACGCGATGTTCCCGCTGGGCCGCCCGGGCGGACTGCCACACTTCGTGGCGGTGCACCGCCGTGATGAACTGCCGGCCTTTACCCGCGCCGTGCACGAGCGGCTGGTGAAGGCCGGGCAAGCGGTCTGGGTGGACGTGACGCCGCTCCCAGAAGGCGCGGTGCACGCGATGATCACCAGCATGCTCCCTGCGCAGGACGCGCCGCGCGCTGCGGACCTTGCACGCTCGACCGGCGGGAACCCGCTGTTCGCCGTGGAGTCCGTCAAAGCGTTCTTTGAAGCGCAGGGGGCGCAGGAACCCGCGCCGAAACTGCCTGAGAAGGTGGGCGAGGTGATCTCGTGGCGCCTGGCACGCCTGCCGAAAATGACGCTGCAGGTGGCGCGCGCCGCGGCAGTGCTGCAGCGGGAGTTCTCACCGGAACTGGTCGCGCAAGTGCTGTCCGCGCCGCTGCTGGACGTGGCAGCCGCCTGGGAGGACCTCGAAGCGGCGCAGATCCTGCGGGACGACCGGTTCGTGCACGACCTGGTGTACGAGGCCGTGCTGGCACAGTTGCCGGCCGCGGTGCGGCGCCTGCTTCACCGCGGCAGCGCACGCGCGCTGACCGAGGCGGGCGCCGCACCCGCGCGCATCGCGCAGCAGTGGCTGGACGGAGGGCAGGCACGCGAGGCGCTGCCGTGGCTGCTGCGAGCGGCGGACAGCGCCCGTGCGGGGCTGCGACTGCGGGAGGCGGCCGAGCTGATTGACCGTGCCGCGCGCCTCCGGCAGGCCGGTGGGGACGCCGCGGGGGCCTTTGCCCTGTGGGTACAGCGCGCACAGACGCTGGCGCCCAGCGATGACCGCGAAGCGCGGCAGCACGCCGTGAACACCCTGCTGGAGCAGGCGGCGACGCCCCACGAGCGCGCGCGCGCCTGGCAGCTGCAGGCAGAACTGTTTGCGGCGTGCCACGAGGGTGTCCGCGCGGAAGTGGCAGTGCGCCGCGGTCTGGAAGCCCTGGCGGACGACGAAGCGCCGGCGCTTCGCGCCAGCCTCCTGTCGGATCTTGGCGCGGCCTTATGGACGCAGGGCCGCGTCACGCAGGCGGTCACGGTGCTGGAGGATGCGCGGGCGCGTCTGGAGCCGCTGGGCGTCACGCCCGAACTCGCGGGCGTGCTCAGCAGCCTCGCGGTGGTCCTTGACCACCAGGACCGCCACGCCGAGGCAGACGCGCAGCACCAGCGCGCCTGCGCGCTGCTGGAAGCGCAGGGCGACACTGGGAACCTGCTGGTGGCGCTGCGGAACCATTCGGTGTGCCTGTGCGACCTGGGCCGCGTGCGTGAAGGCCTGACGCTCCTGCAGCGCGCCCTGGCGCTGGAGGAGGGCAGCGCGGCAGGCCTGTGGAACACCGCGATCGGGCACGCGCTGGTGGCGCAGGCGCACGCGGACCTGAGCGAGTACGACCTGGCCCTGCAGCACTACGCGCGCGCGCAGACCGCGCCCGAAGACCTGAGCGGCTGGCTGCGTGCCTACTACCGCGCGGGCGAGGCCGAAGTGTGGCTGGCGCTCGGCGAGGCGGCGCGGGCCGAGCAGGACCTGCAGGCCGTTGCGGACGCGCCAGGCCTGCCGGACGCCTATCGCGTGCGGGTGCTGGTCGCGCTGGGCCGCGCTGCGCACGCGCTCGGCAGGGACACGAGCGTACCCTTCGCGCGCGCTGAGGCGCTGCTGGACGGTGCGGATCGGCCGCTGTCGCGCGTGCGGCTGCTCCTGGCGCGCGCCGCCACCAGCGCGCCGGACGCGGCGCTGCCGCTTACCGACGCGGCCCGGGCACTGGCGCGCGCGCACGAATTGCCCGGCTATGAGCTCAGCGCGGACCTGCGCGCCGCGCTCGCATTTGGGGGTCTGGGCCGTGCGGACGACGCCATGCGCTGCAGCAAACGCGCCGAGGCACGCCTCGCTGCGGTGGAGCCGGCGGACATGACGCGCGGCGAGGCGCTGTTTGCGCTGCACGTCGCGCGCCACGCCGCCGGGCACCCGGACGCCGACGCGTACCTGCAGGCTGCGGCAGACTGGGTGCGGCACACCGCTGAACGCCACGTGCCGGTACCAGCACGCCCACCGTTCCTGACGCGGCACCCGGTAAATACCGCGATTCTCGCGGCGCGCACACCGCCTGAGGCGCACGACGCGTTTGCTACTGTGAGGCATGCCTGA
- a CDS encoding ATP-binding protein, translating to MPERPSGWRLALLGPPRLMTPNGAVVPCERKTAGLLSYLALEGPTPRARLAALLWPDTPMAVARNNLLHLLRRLRDACGEDLTGGGDPLRLMDGVQVDANALNAPPGARDLPDGTLLDGVDLDACPDLAEWLFAQRELIATRRVTAYHASLRWRADRGDLSEALILAERLLRLDPLDEELHRTLMRLHYLNGDRPAALRAYHRCKDLLARELCADPAPDTVQLARSIDEGTLSVHAPEPSTKRLPLSVLRPPTLIGREAAWAQLEAAWAAGKMIYITGDPGVGKTRFAQDFARSKGRTLYLPGHPGMEAVPFSGAAHNARARLAAAPQVQLPDDVRRQLSRVLPELRDGQDPPPMVGDADRLQFFGAHMDMVRRTSAGFAAVIADDTQYYDQATVDLGTYMLSRAPLGARDGIPRHLSVYRRGELTPEVLATVDHLVQTGVAVRIELGPLDERAMSALLRDLDVPDIPEVHRALLDLTGGNPQFVLETVKHLHERGDFGAAPTLRGAPATVTAMIGRRLARLSPLALQVARAAAVLRSDFSIELVTEVLGATLLDTAGAWEELEDAQVMTGEHFAHDLVLEAALAGLPDTTHRLLHRGSARVLARTGAEAARVARHWLSGGDLKQAAPWLLRAGEAAEGTLRLPEALQLYEDARRAYANTDDASGMKAASRAIAQVQARLSGA from the coding sequence ATGCCTGAACGCCCATCCGGCTGGCGCCTGGCGCTGCTGGGACCGCCGCGACTGATGACGCCGAACGGCGCAGTGGTCCCGTGTGAACGCAAAACGGCGGGGCTACTCTCCTACCTCGCGCTGGAAGGCCCCACGCCGCGCGCGCGGCTGGCGGCGCTGCTGTGGCCAGACACCCCGATGGCCGTCGCGCGCAACAACCTGCTGCACCTGCTACGCCGCCTGCGTGACGCCTGCGGGGAGGACCTCACCGGCGGGGGCGACCCGCTGCGCCTGATGGACGGTGTGCAGGTGGACGCGAACGCCCTGAACGCCCCACCCGGCGCGCGGGACCTGCCGGACGGAACGCTGCTCGATGGTGTAGACCTCGATGCCTGCCCGGACCTCGCCGAGTGGTTGTTCGCGCAGCGTGAACTGATCGCCACGCGCCGCGTCACCGCGTACCATGCCAGTCTGCGGTGGCGGGCGGACCGCGGGGATTTGAGCGAGGCGCTCATCCTCGCCGAACGGTTGCTTCGCCTGGACCCACTTGACGAGGAGCTGCACCGCACCCTCATGCGCCTGCATTACCTGAACGGCGACCGCCCCGCGGCGCTGCGCGCCTACCACCGCTGCAAGGACCTGCTGGCGCGCGAGCTGTGCGCTGACCCCGCCCCGGACACCGTGCAGCTCGCGCGTAGTATCGACGAGGGGACGCTGAGCGTCCACGCGCCTGAGCCCAGCACGAAGCGCCTGCCACTCAGCGTGCTGCGACCGCCCACCCTGATTGGCCGTGAAGCCGCCTGGGCGCAGCTTGAAGCGGCGTGGGCGGCTGGGAAGATGATCTACATCACCGGCGATCCTGGCGTGGGCAAAACCCGCTTTGCGCAGGACTTCGCGCGCAGCAAAGGCCGCACGCTGTACTTACCCGGACATCCGGGCATGGAGGCTGTCCCATTCTCCGGCGCGGCGCACAACGCCCGCGCGCGCCTCGCTGCGGCGCCGCAAGTGCAGCTGCCGGACGATGTGCGGCGCCAGCTGTCGCGGGTGCTCCCCGAACTGCGTGACGGCCAGGATCCGCCGCCGATGGTGGGCGACGCGGACCGCCTGCAGTTTTTCGGCGCGCACATGGACATGGTGCGCCGCACGTCAGCTGGCTTTGCGGCCGTGATTGCGGATGACACCCAGTACTACGACCAGGCCACCGTGGACCTCGGCACATACATGCTGTCACGCGCGCCGCTCGGCGCGCGTGACGGCATCCCGCGGCACCTGTCGGTCTACCGCCGGGGGGAGCTGACCCCAGAGGTGCTCGCCACCGTCGACCACCTGGTGCAGACCGGCGTGGCGGTGCGCATCGAACTCGGCCCGCTTGACGAGCGCGCCATGAGCGCGCTGCTACGCGACCTGGACGTGCCCGACATCCCCGAGGTGCACCGCGCGCTGCTGGACCTGACCGGCGGCAATCCACAGTTCGTACTGGAAACCGTCAAACACCTCCACGAGCGTGGCGACTTTGGCGCTGCGCCGACCTTGCGCGGCGCACCCGCCACCGTCACCGCGATGATCGGCCGCCGCCTCGCGCGGCTGTCACCTCTGGCACTGCAGGTGGCGCGCGCCGCGGCGGTCCTGCGCAGCGACTTCAGCATTGAGCTGGTCACCGAGGTGCTGGGCGCCACCCTCCTGGACACGGCGGGCGCGTGGGAGGAACTGGAAGACGCGCAGGTCATGACCGGCGAGCACTTTGCGCATGACCTGGTGCTGGAAGCGGCCCTGGCTGGCCTGCCGGATACCACGCACCGCCTGCTGCACCGCGGAAGCGCGCGGGTGCTCGCGCGGACCGGCGCGGAAGCGGCGCGGGTCGCACGGCACTGGCTGAGCGGCGGCGACCTGAAGCAGGCCGCACCGTGGCTGCTGCGGGCCGGTGAGGCGGCCGAAGGTACGCTGCGGCTGCCTGAAGCGCTGCAGTTGTACGAAGACGCTCGCCGCGCGTATGCGAACACGGATGACGCGAGCGGCATGAAGGCTGCGTCGCGGGCCATCGCGCAGGTTCAGGCCCGTCTGAGCGGCGCCTGA
- a CDS encoding DUF6683 family protein yields the protein MPHHRFARPIRTLFTFALLGAAPLITAPAVAQTASPLSAVTGNAVLGALRGQLTRAAPAAGTGMTLALSAFKPSAGRLLPARLTAGMTSMSPAQQREARSLYEQLLQGYDTLLDQNREGRLKNNVAGALMYALTVSHLVLSGETLSGAQQEALLGSVNAALGRTTPFKTLPDARRQELYEALILTANFALALREGAGEHPAYDAEAKAIAAGLFRQVLGRDPDQTEFTDAGLKFR from the coding sequence ATGCCGCACCACCGCTTTGCCCGCCCGATCCGCACCCTGTTCACCTTTGCGCTGCTGGGCGCCGCGCCGCTGATCACTGCGCCTGCCGTCGCCCAGACCGCCAGTCCGCTGTCCGCGGTTACCGGCAACGCCGTGTTAGGTGCACTCCGTGGCCAGTTGACGCGCGCCGCACCCGCCGCAGGGACGGGCATGACGCTGGCGTTGAGTGCGTTCAAGCCGTCTGCGGGACGGCTGCTGCCAGCCCGCCTCACAGCGGGCATGACGAGTATGAGCCCCGCGCAGCAGCGGGAGGCGCGGTCACTGTACGAGCAGCTCCTTCAGGGCTACGACACGCTACTGGACCAGAACCGCGAAGGGCGCCTGAAGAACAACGTCGCCGGCGCGCTGATGTACGCCCTCACCGTGAGTCACCTGGTGCTCAGCGGCGAAACACTCAGCGGCGCGCAGCAAGAAGCGCTGCTGGGCAGCGTGAACGCCGCCCTGGGCCGCACCACGCCGTTCAAGACGCTCCCGGACGCTCGCCGCCAGGAGCTGTACGAGGCGCTGATCCTTACGGCCAACTTCGCCCTTGCTCTGCGCGAAGGTGCCGGCGAGCACCCCGCGTACGACGCTGAGGCGAAGGCCATCGCCGCCGGGCTGTTCCGGCAGGTTCTCGGCCGTGACCCCGACCAGACCGAATTCACAGACGCCGGCCTGAAGTTCAGGTAG